In Desulfuribacillus stibiiarsenatis, one genomic interval encodes:
- a CDS encoding sensor histidine kinase, producing MIQLSPDTALWLFRVFRVGQLLLLPALAAILYTIIQNRFTTFILLISMACSLMVIVINFTSLGILQLNIVDDYYFPQYGTLATVYKVYVLFTLLFPLLVLRYVNLLHNINLRTFVKVTMIAMLTGSTITSLNVVGTHGLIPGVIGNYIMIISLISTLLYTYNITLNKHKRLIEKIIMDKSLNVFSSDLIHEIRNNATVVKGFNDIIMLENNDARTQKFTNQINTAIGNINLLITQYGEFIKHGTLKLESCDMTNIIQKVYTQFYYSDDIKININGNASVIANVTFLKQVLFNIIKNASEESRKLNIPCVINFDIDTDDNNADIKIIDSNGTLDYNFETDIFKIFESKKQDGFGIGLLACSKLMLYQDGKFNIINKSDDSEEKIIQLTLKRAI from the coding sequence ATGATACAACTTAGTCCAGACACAGCTCTATGGTTATTTCGTGTGTTTAGAGTTGGCCAATTGCTCCTTTTACCAGCTTTAGCCGCCATTTTATACACGATTATTCAAAATAGATTCACTACGTTTATATTACTCATATCCATGGCTTGTTCATTGATGGTAATTGTAATAAATTTTACTAGTCTAGGGATTCTTCAACTCAATATTGTTGATGACTATTACTTCCCACAATACGGAACATTAGCGACTGTTTACAAGGTTTACGTTTTATTCACTCTATTATTTCCTCTACTAGTCCTTAGATATGTCAATTTATTACACAACATCAATTTGCGAACATTTGTCAAAGTTACAATGATAGCGATGTTGACAGGTAGCACTATCACGAGCTTAAATGTAGTGGGAACTCACGGACTAATACCTGGAGTTATTGGGAATTATATTATGATTATTTCCTTAATCTCGACCCTTTTATATACTTACAACATAACACTGAATAAGCACAAACGATTGATTGAAAAAATCATCATGGATAAATCACTGAATGTTTTTTCATCCGACTTAATACATGAGATAAGAAACAACGCAACAGTAGTGAAAGGTTTTAATGATATCATCATGCTAGAAAATAATGACGCAAGGACGCAAAAATTTACAAATCAGATAAATACTGCTATAGGAAATATCAATCTTCTTATCACGCAATATGGCGAATTTATAAAGCATGGCACCCTGAAACTTGAATCATGTGATATGACGAACATCATACAAAAGGTTTATACTCAGTTTTATTACAGCGATGATATTAAGATAAATATAAACGGCAATGCAAGCGTAATCGCAAATGTAACTTTTCTAAAGCAAGTGTTGTTTAATATCATAAAAAACGCATCAGAAGAGTCTCGAAAACTGAATATACCATGCGTTATCAACTTTGATATTGATACAGATGACAACAACGCTGACATCAAGATAATAGATAGCAATGGAACCCTTGATTACAACTTTGAGACAGATATCTTTAAGATATTTGAGTCAAAAAAACAAGACGGATTTGGAATAGGGCTATTAGCGTGTAGCAAGCTGATGTTATATCAAGATGGGAAGTTCAATATTATAAACAAAAGCGATGATTCGGAAGAGAAGATTATACAATTAACTTTGAAAAGAGCGATTTAA
- a CDS encoding beta-ketoacyl synthase N-terminal-like domain-containing protein: MKFINILITGYGVCSFNGENNDIFIKNMDSSIKSFEEVDFGDKKGRKTYAGRLDNAKLDSEFTTGIYRKYPRTSILALNAFKQALTTCDLKREDFGNAVVLIGSTLTTMTDIIDITYSDNPSMFDCARANNNSIALSVSSYVGTTNITSTLTNSCSTGVDAIFYAKLLMEAGFADIAIVGGTDANICDRTIPLNAKMKFVGIGKTSDDVGSPFDFSSNGFTPSEGSSLLILETEERFMKRNGNLCYGAIENVYINNDAVNIFQSDPKGTQLKSILVKSIGNRLPSYINSQALGLCENDTIELQNYYELTNKEIPITSIKGVYGHSYAASAGCQIIASLVGMKEGFIPKTYRKGNYTYHDGILFEKKHTNVDDFIITSHGYGGTNGVVRVGKYKCLY, encoded by the coding sequence GTGAAGTTTATAAATATTCTAATCACTGGTTATGGCGTTTGTTCATTTAACGGAGAGAACAACGATATATTCATAAAAAACATGGACTCTAGTATTAAGAGTTTTGAAGAAGTAGATTTCGGTGATAAAAAAGGTAGAAAAACATATGCTGGTAGATTGGACAATGCTAAATTAGATTCTGAATTTACCACGGGCATTTACAGAAAGTATCCTAGGACTAGCATCTTAGCTTTGAATGCTTTCAAACAAGCATTAACTACGTGCGATTTGAAACGAGAAGATTTCGGCAATGCAGTTGTTCTAATCGGATCAACTTTAACGACCATGACTGACATTATAGATATAACATACAGCGATAATCCCTCGATGTTTGATTGTGCTAGAGCCAATAACAATAGTATTGCTCTATCCGTGTCATCATATGTCGGTACTACTAATATTACATCTACCCTTACTAACTCTTGTTCCACAGGAGTAGATGCTATCTTTTATGCAAAATTATTGATGGAAGCTGGATTTGCTGATATAGCAATTGTTGGTGGAACAGATGCAAACATTTGCGACCGAACAATCCCACTGAATGCAAAAATGAAATTCGTTGGAATTGGCAAGACATCTGATGATGTAGGAAGCCCATTTGATTTTTCGAGTAACGGATTTACCCCTTCTGAAGGTAGCTCTTTACTCATACTGGAGACAGAAGAACGCTTTATGAAAAGAAATGGCAATTTATGTTACGGAGCTATAGAGAACGTTTATATTAATAATGATGCAGTGAATATCTTTCAAAGTGATCCCAAGGGGACTCAATTAAAAAGTATCCTAGTTAAGAGTATTGGGAACAGATTACCATCATACATAAATAGTCAGGCCTTAGGTCTCTGTGAAAATGATACAATAGAGTTACAGAATTACTATGAGCTAACAAACAAAGAGATTCCTATCACGTCTATCAAAGGGGTGTACGGGCATTCATATGCGGCAAGCGCCGGTTGTCAAATTATAGCCTCGCTAGTTGGAATGAAGGAAGGATTTATTCCTAAAACATATCGCAAGGGCAATTACACATATCATGATGGTATCTTATTTGAGAAAAAACACACCAATGTAGATGATTTCATCATTACATCACATGGATACGGCGGCACCAATGGCGTTGTGAGGGTAGGGAAATACAAATGTCTATATTAA
- a CDS encoding response regulator, producing the protein MLLIPVEDNEQINMIYTTIFEDIVEIDCFSNPNEFYKDLKERKADIYIVDLFFGSQLLGYDICKAIREVNTEAKIIISSSYISEDNIDTLKVYGIYAFISKPFDIHNLQDVVKEIIEHSASDTKCNSN; encoded by the coding sequence GTGTTACTAATACCAGTAGAAGACAATGAACAGATTAACATGATTTACACAACAATTTTTGAAGATATAGTTGAGATTGATTGCTTTTCAAATCCTAATGAATTTTACAAAGATTTAAAGGAGAGAAAGGCAGACATCTATATTGTTGACTTGTTTTTTGGAAGTCAATTATTAGGGTATGATATTTGCAAAGCAATACGTGAAGTAAATACAGAGGCGAAAATTATAATCAGTTCTTCCTATATAAGTGAAGATAATATTGATACTCTAAAAGTATATGGTATTTATGCATTTATTTCGAAGCCATTTGACATTCATAATTTGCAGGACGTAGTGAAAGAAATTATTGAGCATTCAGCCTCGGATACAAAATGCAACTCTAATTGA
- a CDS encoding DUF3696 domain-containing protein: MIKNWTLRNFKSIYKETTLEFAPLTIFAGANSSGKSTIIQSILLTTQTLQNPVNSKAVILNGHIIRLGAFDDVISNNAVEDEILIGFNLSPLNKESKMIPSHRNYYIEFSHNSEDIKEIDCRYIFSAKGAYDEKDIHQLQPRLESSQLRVRSVFADHDSEIHLKRSEKGIENRLKNYKIRDSLNAHFNDYEVVKVNNLGKNLYGRRFLSNSKLVGASLMHFLPGRITYIYDVIEEKVERIIQYLISDYEYLDSENIKTFNEILSSNDSLKEVFLKELNIFDKIIDSDTIKNRFNKSKNKLENNFNIENFKKCLRSLPQKYERRLLEQHLAKISTDLKKIMLGNRSEYSLTSVPLPDISNAAVDYIKMYFGRKVKYLGPLRDDPKPVYPFSGGTDSMDIGFRGENTAAVLEIHRNMLIKYIPSSCFNNIIETYEEQVPLSEAVLDWLKYMGVASGVKTADKGKLGHELKVSAPGAETLHDLTHVGVGVSQVLPILVQSLLADTGSTLVFEQPELHLHPRVQNRLADFFVSMIKLKKQCIIETHSEYFINRLRFHSAISEKDNLSKEIIIYFVEKEGGQSLYRPVKINKYGVIEKWPKGFFDENEDNAAAILRAGMIKRKRESQYD, translated from the coding sequence ATGATTAAAAACTGGACCTTAAGGAATTTTAAATCCATCTATAAAGAAACTACTTTAGAATTTGCACCCCTTACGATTTTTGCAGGTGCTAATAGTTCTGGTAAAAGCACTATTATTCAAAGCATATTATTAACTACACAAACTCTTCAAAATCCAGTAAATTCTAAGGCAGTGATATTAAATGGTCACATTATACGACTAGGGGCATTTGATGATGTGATATCAAACAATGCAGTTGAGGATGAAATACTTATTGGCTTTAATCTATCACCTTTAAATAAAGAAAGTAAAATGATTCCATCTCACAGGAATTACTATATAGAATTTAGTCATAATAGCGAAGACATTAAAGAGATAGATTGTCGTTATATATTCTCTGCAAAAGGGGCTTACGATGAAAAAGATATTCACCAGCTCCAACCAAGATTGGAGAGTTCGCAGCTAAGGGTTAGGTCAGTTTTTGCTGATCATGATTCAGAAATACACTTAAAACGTAGCGAGAAAGGAATAGAGAATAGATTAAAGAATTACAAAATTAGAGATTCATTAAATGCACACTTTAATGACTATGAAGTAGTTAAGGTCAATAACTTAGGGAAAAATCTTTATGGGAGACGTTTTTTAAGCAACAGCAAATTAGTTGGGGCATCGTTAATGCATTTTTTACCTGGCAGAATCACATATATATATGATGTTATCGAAGAAAAAGTTGAGCGAATAATACAATATCTAATTTCCGATTATGAATATTTAGATTCTGAGAATATAAAAACTTTTAACGAGATTCTAAGCTCTAATGACTCACTAAAAGAAGTATTCCTAAAAGAGCTTAACATATTTGATAAAATTATTGATAGTGACACTATAAAAAATAGGTTTAACAAATCAAAAAATAAATTAGAAAATAACTTTAATATTGAAAACTTTAAAAAATGTTTAAGGTCATTACCCCAAAAGTATGAACGTAGATTACTTGAACAACATTTAGCTAAAATATCAACTGATTTAAAAAAGATTATGCTAGGTAATAGATCAGAATATTCTTTAACATCTGTTCCATTGCCAGATATATCAAATGCAGCTGTTGACTACATAAAAATGTATTTTGGAAGAAAAGTGAAATATTTAGGACCACTAAGAGATGATCCGAAACCAGTATATCCTTTTTCTGGAGGTACTGATTCAATGGATATTGGATTTAGAGGAGAAAACACTGCTGCTGTACTAGAGATTCATAGAAACATGTTGATAAAGTATATACCAAGTAGTTGTTTTAATAATATTATAGAGACATATGAAGAACAAGTTCCTTTGTCAGAAGCAGTATTAGATTGGCTAAAATACATGGGAGTTGCAAGCGGTGTAAAAACTGCCGATAAAGGAAAATTAGGACATGAATTAAAGGTTTCAGCTCCTGGAGCAGAGACATTACATGATTTAACCCACGTAGGTGTAGGCGTGAGTCAGGTATTACCAATATTAGTACAGTCTTTATTGGCAGATACTGGTTCAACGCTCGTGTTTGAACAACCTGAACTACATCTTCATCCACGAGTTCAAAATAGACTAGCTGATTTTTTTGTATCAATGATAAAACTAAAAAAACAATGTATCATAGAAACGCATAGCGAATATTTCATAAATAGGTTAAGATTTCATTCTGCAATTTCAGAAAAAGATAATTTATCTAAAGAGATAATTATATACTTTGTGGAGAAAGAGGGAGGACAATCTCTATATAGACCAGTTAAAATAAACAAGTATGGAGTAATTGAGAAATGGCCAAAAGGTTTCTTTGATGAAAATGAAGATAATGCTGCAGCGATATTAAGAGCAGGCATGATAAAGCGTAAAAGGGAGAGTCAGTATGATTAA
- a CDS encoding recombinase family protein, translated as MYELTNDKKWIRQKVEYILKNPKYIGLQRWGLRANHDDNIDKDPILAKLENIEPIISQATWDRCYFLMHKKSQKEIDPKFYETPYLVRDLIYCGHCNNKLKVVNQETNSGRSGSRLYLCTNRSCKKVRLVS; from the coding sequence ATTTATGAGCTTACTAATGATAAAAAATGGATTAGGCAAAAGGTTGAGTACATTCTGAAAAATCCCAAATATATCGGTTTACAGAGATGGGGTTTAAGGGCAAATCATGACGATAATATTGACAAAGATCCAATACTAGCCAAACTAGAAAATATAGAGCCAATAATATCTCAAGCAACCTGGGACCGATGCTACTTCTTAATGCATAAGAAAAGCCAGAAAGAAATAGATCCGAAATTTTATGAAACACCTTATCTTGTTAGAGATTTGATATATTGTGGGCATTGCAATAATAAACTGAAAGTCGTGAATCAAGAAACAAATAGTGGTAGATCTGGGAGTAGGCTATATTTGTGTACGAACCGTTCTTGTAAAAAAGTCAGATTAGTGTCCTAA
- a CDS encoding recombinase family protein, protein MNLNDVFQLGKRCAFYGRVSTNKQDLDLQIDAMNTFAKQYEIEIVKWYTDQGVSATKKAKSQRKQLNELINDLTDDIFDYVAVYKIDRISRDPLETSEIRSVFAAANKPIVILSDSPPSVDDEPEDIFGFLKSAIAKYEVDQNRDRTRSKAEASAKEGKPLGGRIPYGYQYNPTEKSFEQIPSEANTVKKIFELYAEGQSCNKLPNIFMSLLMIKNGLGKRLSTF, encoded by the coding sequence TTGAATCTTAATGACGTATTTCAATTAGGCAAAAGATGTGCTTTCTACGGGCGAGTTTCTACAAACAAGCAAGACTTAGATTTACAGATTGATGCAATGAATACATTTGCGAAGCAATATGAAATAGAAATAGTAAAATGGTACACAGACCAAGGTGTATCAGCAACTAAGAAAGCAAAATCCCAACGCAAGCAGCTAAATGAATTGATCAATGATCTGACTGATGACATATTCGATTATGTAGCAGTGTACAAAATTGATCGCATTAGTAGAGACCCTCTTGAAACTAGTGAGATACGCTCAGTTTTTGCAGCTGCTAATAAACCTATTGTTATACTTTCAGACTCACCACCCAGTGTTGATGATGAACCAGAAGATATCTTTGGTTTTCTAAAAAGTGCAATTGCAAAATACGAGGTCGATCAAAACAGAGATAGAACTCGAAGTAAAGCGGAAGCTAGTGCTAAAGAAGGTAAACCATTAGGTGGTAGAATCCCTTATGGATATCAATATAATCCTACGGAAAAATCCTTTGAGCAGATACCCTCCGAAGCTAATACCGTAAAAAAGATTTTCGAATTATATGCAGAAGGCCAAAGTTGCAATAAGTTGCCAAATATATTTATGAGCTTACTAATGATAAAAAATGGATTAGGCAAAAGGTTGAGTACATTCTGA
- a CDS encoding recombinase family protein produces the protein METIAYYRRSTTMQQHSIQMQRYKAFEKAAANHLIIDKELIDDAISARKTNIDEREQLKVLLSYIREGKVKNVLVYKRDRLARNVIQHIKLYRIFKKYNVNVFFTADDEQEMKYSANGEFYEIFVGYMVQLEGKQIHERIRAKNVAAFRSGNYKGPLPFGYDTFDNSIERNEQKLSLVKELYEMLYNGHTLNELADFAKSHSTERKWTPTYIRELLQNSTYKGIRIFKVPNAEPMIQEYKMLKIIDEEKWQVVYDILESTKKHKKAKEPLNLNYFLIGIVICKRCYNPLKGRKSKPIYHCTKSKTHLKKDDLESLVLQDTTEYISTIFTSDYNELISRYCKRHVVSIEKKISDNIKEIEKLKDMLFHAIESTLNVGEIDNTEIRNIYTEYRTKRNEIEHFTKEIYELEKQII, from the coding sequence ATGGAAACTATTGCATACTATAGACGTTCTACTACAATGCAACAGCATTCTATTCAAATGCAGCGGTATAAAGCGTTTGAAAAAGCAGCAGCTAATCATCTTATCATCGATAAAGAACTAATTGACGATGCCATATCGGCGAGAAAAACGAACATCGACGAAAGAGAACAATTAAAGGTACTACTAAGTTATATAAGAGAAGGTAAAGTGAAAAATGTACTCGTCTATAAAAGAGATCGATTAGCAAGGAATGTCATTCAACACATCAAACTCTACCGTATTTTCAAAAAATATAATGTTAACGTCTTCTTTACTGCTGATGATGAACAGGAGATGAAATATTCAGCAAATGGAGAGTTTTATGAGATATTCGTTGGCTATATGGTTCAATTGGAAGGTAAACAGATTCATGAGCGCATCAGGGCCAAAAATGTAGCTGCCTTTCGTTCAGGAAACTATAAAGGTCCCCTTCCATTTGGCTACGATACTTTTGATAATTCCATAGAAAGAAACGAGCAAAAGCTTTCTTTAGTAAAGGAACTTTATGAAATGCTCTATAACGGCCATACCTTAAATGAATTGGCTGACTTTGCTAAATCACATAGCACTGAACGAAAATGGACCCCAACATACATTCGAGAACTATTACAGAACTCCACATATAAAGGAATTAGAATCTTTAAGGTTCCTAACGCTGAACCAATGATTCAAGAATATAAAATGTTAAAAATTATAGATGAAGAGAAATGGCAGGTTGTCTATGACATTCTTGAATCTACAAAAAAACATAAAAAAGCAAAGGAACCACTAAACCTTAATTACTTCCTAATCGGAATCGTAATATGCAAGCGTTGTTATAATCCATTAAAAGGTAGAAAATCTAAACCCATATATCATTGCACGAAAAGCAAAACACATCTAAAGAAAGATGATCTTGAAAGCTTAGTTTTACAAGATACTACCGAATATATTTCCACTATCTTTACGTCAGACTACAATGAACTTATTTCTAGATATTGCAAACGTCACGTTGTATCTATTGAGAAGAAAATAAGTGATAATATCAAAGAAATTGAGAAACTAAAGGATATGCTCTTTCATGCAATTGAGTCGACATTGAATGTAGGCGAAATAGATAATACTGAAATACGTAATATCTATACTGAATATAGAACGAAGCGCAATGAGATAGAACATTTCACTAAAGAAATATACGAATTAGAAAAACAAATCATTTAG
- a CDS encoding helix-turn-helix domain-containing protein produces MNYFGPKLRLIRMQKGIGLNQLANKLDISSGYLSNLERGKTDTIPLTLLNRLEQELSLSVSELIGGRHDNHAQGQPFDEYDYRLKICFNELAELQKKDIGFADYLITIVEKGLELSKKQ; encoded by the coding sequence ATGAATTATTTTGGCCCTAAGTTGCGTTTAATTCGAATGCAAAAAGGTATTGGCTTAAACCAATTAGCAAATAAGCTTGATATTTCTTCAGGGTATTTAAGTAATTTGGAACGAGGGAAAACAGATACCATTCCTCTTACCTTACTCAATAGACTAGAACAGGAATTGAGCTTGTCCGTTTCTGAATTAATTGGTGGAAGACATGATAACCACGCCCAAGGCCAACCCTTTGACGAATACGACTATCGTTTGAAAATCTGCTTCAACGAGTTAGCTGAACTTCAGAAAAAAGACATCGGTTTTGCTGACTATCTAATCACTATTGTTGAAAAAGGGTTGGAACTTTCTAAAAAGCAATGA
- a CDS encoding recombinase family protein gives MANNIEKNVDRSIAIYCRVSTDEQAREGVSLDEQQVRLKAYCRAMGWDLTPLVFVDDGYSAKSTDRPQLNKLLAKVKAGELSKIMVTKLDRMSRRLLDLLKMIDLFQEHDVSFISISESFDTNTPSGRLTLQVLGAVAEFERERIRERVFENMIHAAKGGKWLTQSPYGYRLFDKELVIHEEEAKIVKRVYEAYLDKGMGCFAVAKMLNKEGIPSRFNKEWSLRSVKLMLTNPAYKGTLVWNRVDSSKKNRKVKDESEWVSLDECLPVIIDEDKWEEVQKRVNGNQIAPRAVSSPHLLGGLLKCGNCGSGMSIGWSGSKNNRYRVYRCSANKNKGTCTSKQYRADDVEQWFKEGLKRLVDSLDETLVPMIIEQQMEKDLSYIQNRIEVARKRYGRKVEAYSADLITIEDLKLEKDRMEQDIELLNGLKLIQEDQFDIEKIKKEIQKKTSKVLESLDVLTIEDAKSLIYTFVDNTKVLDYGSIVITIKV, from the coding sequence ATGGCTAATAACATAGAAAAGAATGTAGATCGATCAATAGCTATTTATTGCCGTGTATCCACCGATGAGCAAGCTCGTGAAGGTGTATCTCTTGATGAACAACAAGTCCGTTTAAAAGCTTATTGTCGCGCTATGGGCTGGGACCTTACCCCACTTGTATTTGTGGATGACGGGTATTCTGCAAAGTCAACTGACCGTCCACAATTGAATAAATTGCTGGCGAAAGTTAAAGCTGGTGAGCTATCCAAAATCATGGTCACTAAGCTTGACCGCATGAGCCGAAGATTATTGGATTTACTTAAAATGATTGATTTATTTCAAGAGCACGATGTATCTTTCATCTCAATTAGTGAGTCCTTTGATACAAATACACCTTCTGGAAGACTGACATTACAGGTGTTAGGGGCCGTGGCAGAGTTTGAACGCGAGCGTATTCGTGAGCGTGTTTTTGAAAATATGATCCATGCTGCTAAAGGTGGCAAATGGCTCACGCAAAGCCCTTATGGTTATAGATTATTTGATAAAGAATTAGTCATTCATGAAGAAGAGGCTAAAATTGTTAAAAGAGTTTATGAGGCCTATCTTGATAAAGGAATGGGTTGTTTTGCTGTTGCTAAAATGCTAAATAAAGAAGGTATCCCCTCCCGATTTAATAAAGAATGGTCGTTACGATCAGTAAAGTTGATGCTTACCAATCCAGCTTACAAAGGAACTTTAGTATGGAATCGCGTTGATTCAAGCAAAAAGAATCGTAAAGTAAAAGACGAAAGTGAATGGGTATCTTTGGACGAATGCCTACCAGTCATTATTGATGAGGATAAGTGGGAGGAAGTGCAGAAGCGTGTAAATGGCAATCAAATTGCTCCCCGTGCTGTATCTAGTCCTCATTTACTTGGTGGTCTTCTTAAATGTGGGAATTGTGGATCTGGCATGAGTATCGGTTGGTCAGGGTCAAAAAATAATCGTTATCGAGTTTACCGTTGCTCCGCAAATAAGAATAAAGGGACATGTACAAGTAAACAGTATCGGGCAGATGATGTAGAGCAGTGGTTCAAGGAAGGATTAAAAAGATTAGTTGATTCACTCGATGAAACTTTAGTGCCTATGATTATTGAACAACAAATGGAAAAGGACCTAAGTTATATACAAAATAGAATTGAAGTAGCTAGAAAGCGTTATGGACGAAAGGTCGAAGCTTATTCAGCAGACCTGATTACTATTGAAGATCTGAAATTGGAGAAAGATCGGATGGAGCAGGATATTGAGTTGCTAAATGGACTTAAGTTGATACAGGAAGATCAATTTGATATTGAAAAAATTAAAAAAGAAATACAAAAAAAGACATCCAAAGTTTTGGAGTCTTTGGATGTTCTTACAATTGAAGATGCTAAATCGCTTATTTATACATTTGTTGATAATACTAAGGTACTAGATTATGGGTCTATTGTAATAACTATAAAAGTTTAA
- a CDS encoding copper amine oxidase N-terminal domain-containing protein: MDNTAPIITDKTIYISQFRSDLIALDLKTGEVLLDVPPIIIDNTTMMPIRFISDILDFDVRWDEQTRSVYIIKSYRDYGIGTLIIDGQVFPQGIGIKKSIGLMVNPKILFRHIGAEYSVLYPASPEAYAILDNQKNIFSIPPNFKEHVAFYNGKEIPVASIFGPGEILYVQLSFFEQAFGWKYTLDIFTNTLEIITDQH; encoded by the coding sequence TTGGATAATACTGCTCCAATTATTACGGATAAAACAATATATATTAGTCAGTTTAGGAGTGATTTAATTGCACTTGACCTTAAGACAGGCGAAGTTCTGTTAGACGTCCCTCCCATCATCATTGATAATACTACAATGATGCCCATTCGCTTTATCAGTGATATCTTGGACTTTGATGTTCGGTGGGATGAGCAAACCCGTTCAGTATACATCATTAAATCTTATAGGGATTATGGTATAGGGACCTTGATAATAGATGGCCAAGTCTTTCCTCAAGGTATAGGTATTAAAAAAAGCATAGGTTTGATGGTTAATCCAAAAATTTTATTCCGACATATTGGGGCAGAATATTCTGTGCTTTATCCCGCATCACCTGAAGCATATGCTATTTTAGATAATCAGAAAAATATTTTTAGTATCCCTCCTAATTTTAAAGAGCATGTTGCTTTTTACAATGGAAAGGAAATTCCCGTTGCGTCAATTTTTGGTCCAGGCGAGATATTGTATGTGCAACTAAGCTTCTTCGAACAGGCTTTTGGTTGGAAGTACACTTTAGATATATTTACTAATACTTTAGAAATAATAACTGATCAGCATTAA
- a CDS encoding Fic family protein, which produces MFERIEQKKNLLDQKRPLPVHTVKSIRESILLEWTYNSNAIEGNTLTLSETKVVLEGITVGGKTMKEHLEATNHKEAILYVEDIVHNKETFSEWQIKNIHQIILKGIDEQNAGIYRKENVLISGAMHIPPDFMLVPDQMGKLLKWYHEEGQSLHVIQRAAILHIVFVKIHPFVDGNGRTARMLLNLELMKHGYPPLIIKKEERLQYYNALDKAHTTEDYNDFYQLVSEALVRSLDVYLKLIK; this is translated from the coding sequence ATGTTTGAGAGAATTGAACAAAAGAAAAATCTATTAGATCAAAAAAGGCCACTCCCAGTACATACGGTAAAGAGCATAAGAGAAAGCATACTACTTGAGTGGACCTATAACTCCAATGCTATCGAAGGTAATACCCTTACCCTATCAGAAACTAAGGTAGTTTTAGAAGGTATTACGGTTGGCGGCAAGACGATGAAAGAGCATTTGGAGGCTACTAACCATAAGGAAGCGATTCTGTATGTTGAAGATATTGTTCATAATAAGGAAACTTTCTCGGAGTGGCAGATTAAGAATATTCACCAGATAATTTTAAAAGGAATCGATGAACAAAATGCTGGAATATATAGAAAGGAAAACGTTCTAATCAGTGGTGCAATGCATATACCACCAGATTTTATGCTCGTTCCTGATCAGATGGGGAAATTGCTTAAGTGGTATCATGAAGAAGGGCAAAGCTTACACGTAATTCAACGTGCAGCTATATTGCATATTGTATTCGTGAAGATACACCCTTTTGTTGATGGCAATGGCAGAACTGCAAGAATGCTATTAAATTTAGAGTTAATGAAGCATGGATATCCTCCATTGATTATTAAGAAAGAAGAACGTTTGCAGTATTATAATGCACTAGATAAAGCGCATACCACTGAGGATTATAATGATTTCTACCAGCTAGTATCCGAGGCGCTAGTACGTAGTTTGGATGTGTATTTGAAATTAATAAAGTAG